A genomic region of Candidatus Tanganyikabacteria bacterium contains the following coding sequences:
- a CDS encoding tryptophan synthase subunit alpha produces MSRLAGAFEPGRPALIPFVTVGDPSLDATVECVIAMAAAGAAVVELGIPFSDPIADGPTIASASFRALSRGVRIDDVFDVVARIRERTAVPLVLFTYCNPVFKYGAAEFMARAANCGADAVLLPDLPFDESAEMRQIAQRNGLDVIHLVAPTTTPDRLARIGAGATGFLYLVAALGVTGARAELKSGLAEQIRRARAASRAPVAVGFGVSTPEQAAQLAAWGADGVIVGSALVQRLHEWREAPDLAQRAGAFVAGFASAPAAGSVHQP; encoded by the coding sequence ATGAGTAGACTGGCGGGGGCGTTCGAGCCCGGCCGGCCGGCGCTGATCCCGTTCGTCACGGTGGGCGATCCGTCGCTGGACGCCACGGTCGAGTGCGTGATTGCGATGGCGGCGGCAGGGGCCGCGGTCGTCGAACTGGGCATCCCGTTCTCGGACCCCATCGCCGACGGGCCCACGATCGCGTCGGCGTCCTTCCGGGCTCTGTCGCGGGGAGTGCGCATCGACGACGTGTTCGACGTGGTGGCGCGCATCCGCGAGCGCACCGCGGTGCCGCTCGTGCTGTTCACCTACTGCAACCCGGTCTTCAAGTACGGCGCGGCGGAGTTCATGGCGCGGGCGGCGAATTGCGGGGCCGACGCCGTACTGCTGCCCGATCTGCCGTTCGACGAGTCCGCGGAGATGCGGCAGATCGCGCAGCGCAACGGGTTGGACGTGATCCACCTGGTCGCGCCCACCACGACGCCCGACCGCCTGGCGCGCATCGGTGCCGGCGCCACGGGCTTCCTCTACCTCGTCGCGGCGCTTGGCGTGACCGGCGCGCGGGCCGAGCTGAAGAGCGGCCTCGCGGAGCAGATCCGGCGCGCCCGCGCCGCCTCCCGCGCTCCTGTGGCCGTGGGCTTCGGCGTCTCTACGCCCGAGCAGGCGGCGCAACTGGCCGCCTGGGGAGCGGACGGCGTGATCGTCGGGAGCGCCCTGGTACAGCGCCTGCACGAGTGGCGCGAGGCGCCGGACCTGGCGCAGCGTGCCGGAGCGTTCGTGGCGGGCTTCGCATCCGCACCTGCTGCGGGTTCCGTCCACCAGCCTTAA
- the thrB gene encoding homoserine kinase: MHGAFVSVPATSANLGPGFDALGMALDMALEIEMLVADADRVADAVPETPPPGRNLIFQAAEAAFAAAGRERPPISIATRASVPLARGLGSSAAAVVAGLVGANVLLGEALGADTLLSLATQIEGHPDNVAPALLGGLTAAASGPGGQISAARVPLHPAIREAVGLVAIVPRVKLATAAARAALPASVPFGDATFNVARTGLLVAALAGGRPDLLAGALRDRLHQPYRAPLVPGMARMLELGTELGALAVTISGAGPTLLAWCPRARRAEIGNALAAAWEVGAEARLVEIAESGATARPLI; encoded by the coding sequence ATGCATGGAGCATTCGTCAGCGTGCCCGCGACGTCGGCCAACCTGGGCCCGGGCTTCGACGCCCTGGGCATGGCGCTGGACATGGCGCTCGAGATCGAGATGCTGGTGGCCGACGCCGACCGTGTCGCCGACGCCGTGCCGGAAACCCCGCCGCCCGGCCGCAACCTGATTTTCCAGGCCGCCGAGGCGGCGTTTGCGGCGGCCGGCCGCGAGAGGCCCCCGATTTCGATCGCGACGCGTGCGTCCGTGCCCCTGGCGCGCGGCCTGGGGAGCAGCGCGGCTGCCGTCGTGGCGGGCCTGGTCGGCGCCAACGTCCTGCTTGGCGAGGCCCTGGGCGCCGACACGCTGCTGAGCCTGGCCACCCAGATCGAGGGCCACCCGGACAACGTCGCGCCGGCGCTGCTGGGCGGCCTGACGGCTGCCGCTTCCGGCCCCGGTGGGCAGATCTCGGCGGCGCGCGTTCCGTTGCATCCCGCCATCCGGGAAGCGGTCGGCCTGGTGGCCATCGTCCCGCGGGTCAAGCTGGCGACGGCCGCCGCCCGCGCCGCCCTGCCGGCTTCGGTGCCATTCGGGGACGCGACCTTCAACGTGGCCCGCACCGGCCTCCTGGTGGCCGCCCTGGCGGGCGGCCGGCCGGATCTCCTGGCCGGCGCGCTGCGGGATCGCCTCCACCAGCCGTACCGGGCGCCGCTCGTGCCCGGAATGGCGCGAATGCTCGAGCTGGGGACCGAACTGGGCGCGTTGGCCGTGACGATTTCCGGGGCGGGCCCCACCTTGCTGGCCTGGTGCCCGCGGGCGCGCCGCGCCGAGATCGGCAACGCGCTGGCCGCCGCCTGGGAGGTGGGAGCCGAAGCCCGCCTGGTCGAGATCGCCGAAAGCGGCGCCACGGCCCGGCCGTTGATCTGA
- a CDS encoding aspartate kinase: protein MSLIVQKFGGTSVGSVDRIKRVAQRISAARAEGHGVVVIVSAMGHTTDELLELLGQVSVKAPPREVDMLLTTGEQVSVALVATALEELGCPARSILGFQAGIETEPNHTRAAITQIRPTRLEQLVGQGVVPVVAGFQGITPEGEITTLGRGGSDTTAVALAAALEADMCEIYTDVDGVYTTDPRIVPEARLLREISYEEMLELASLGAKVLHPRSVEYAKRASIFLKVRSSFSEHPGTVVKGVEQLEIRNPVNGVTADLNQAKVALLEVPDKPGVAAEIFGRLAEKGINVDVISQSVHGGTIQDVAFTIALDDLAAARELAEAVSSEIGAKGVVTDDKVAKVSIVGAGMINHPGTAAQMFGALAQAGINIQMISTSEIKVSCVIERSRALEAIQIVHRKFALHEEASQPVVLGSR, encoded by the coding sequence ATGTCCCTCATCGTCCAGAAATTCGGCGGCACCTCGGTCGGCTCGGTCGACCGCATCAAGCGCGTGGCGCAGCGCATCAGCGCCGCCCGCGCCGAAGGGCACGGGGTCGTGGTGATCGTGTCGGCGATGGGCCACACCACCGACGAACTCCTCGAGTTGCTGGGCCAGGTCAGCGTCAAGGCTCCGCCCCGCGAAGTCGACATGCTGCTGACGACCGGCGAGCAGGTGTCGGTGGCCCTGGTGGCCACCGCCCTGGAAGAACTGGGCTGCCCGGCGCGATCGATACTCGGATTCCAGGCCGGCATCGAGACGGAGCCCAATCACACCAGGGCGGCGATCACGCAGATCCGGCCAACCCGGCTCGAGCAACTGGTGGGCCAGGGTGTCGTGCCGGTCGTGGCCGGCTTCCAGGGCATCACGCCCGAAGGCGAGATCACGACGCTGGGCCGTGGCGGCTCGGACACCACCGCCGTCGCCCTCGCGGCGGCGCTCGAGGCCGACATGTGCGAGATCTACACCGACGTGGACGGAGTCTACACCACCGACCCGCGCATCGTCCCGGAGGCCCGCCTGCTGCGCGAGATCTCGTACGAGGAGATGCTAGAATTGGCGAGCCTGGGCGCCAAGGTGCTGCACCCGCGATCGGTCGAGTACGCCAAGCGGGCGAGCATCTTCCTCAAGGTCCGGTCGAGCTTCTCCGAGCATCCCGGCACCGTCGTCAAGGGGGTCGAACAGTTGGAGATCCGCAATCCGGTCAACGGCGTCACCGCCGACCTCAACCAGGCCAAGGTGGCATTGCTCGAAGTGCCCGACAAGCCCGGCGTCGCGGCCGAGATCTTCGGCCGTCTGGCCGAGAAGGGCATAAACGTGGACGTCATCAGCCAGTCGGTCCACGGCGGCACCATCCAGGACGTCGCGTTCACCATCGCCCTGGACGATCTGGCGGCGGCGCGCGAACTGGCCGAGGCGGTCAGCTCGGAGATCGGCGCCAAGGGCGTGGTCACCGACGACAAGGTGGCCAAGGTCTCCATTGTCGGGGCCGGGATGATCAACCATCCGGGCACGGCGGCCCAGATGTTCGGCGCCCTGGCCCAGGCCGGCATCAACATCCAGATGATCTCGACCAGCGAAATTAAGGTCTCGTGTGTCATCGAGCGCTCCCGCGCGCTCGAGGCCATCCAGATCGTGCACCGGAAGTTCGCCCTGCACGAAGAGGCGTCGCAGCCCGTCGTGCTCGGCAGTCGCTAG
- the trpB gene encoding tryptophan synthase subunit beta has product MAALEELEGAWRDLGADAEFQSEFTRLLEHYVGRPSPVTEGRRLAAHFGRGRIAFKREDLNHTGSHKINNALGQVLLARRMGKQRIIAETGAGQHGVATATACALLGLPCVVYQGTEDMERQKLNVFRMRLLGAEVRGVDSGTRTLKDALNEALRDWVANVETTHYVIGSVAGPHPFPALVRDLQAVIGREARQQCLDLFGRLPSHVVACVGGGSNAMGTFHAFRDDPGVWLVGVEAAGHGLDTSQHSATLARGSVGVLHGSRSYVLQDDDGQILGAHSIAPGLDYPGVGPEHAFLKESGRATYATVTDSQALDAFVRLSRLEGIIPALESAHAVAYLEHLMHGTNAGDLVLVCLSGRGDKDLLSVMPELERRGDL; this is encoded by the coding sequence ATGGCGGCGCTCGAGGAACTGGAGGGGGCGTGGCGCGATCTCGGCGCCGACGCGGAGTTCCAGTCGGAGTTCACGCGGTTGCTCGAGCATTATGTCGGGCGGCCGTCGCCGGTCACCGAAGGGCGGCGCCTGGCGGCCCACTTCGGCCGCGGGCGCATCGCGTTCAAGCGCGAGGATCTCAACCACACCGGTTCCCACAAGATCAACAACGCCCTGGGCCAGGTGCTGCTGGCCAGGCGCATGGGCAAGCAGCGCATCATCGCCGAGACGGGCGCCGGGCAGCACGGCGTCGCCACGGCCACCGCCTGTGCGCTGCTGGGCCTGCCGTGCGTGGTCTACCAGGGCACCGAGGACATGGAGCGCCAGAAACTCAACGTCTTCCGGATGCGCCTGCTGGGCGCGGAGGTGCGGGGGGTGGACTCGGGGACCCGCACCCTCAAGGACGCCCTCAACGAGGCGTTGCGCGACTGGGTCGCCAACGTCGAGACGACGCACTACGTGATCGGCTCTGTTGCGGGCCCGCACCCGTTTCCGGCGCTGGTGCGCGACTTGCAGGCCGTCATCGGCCGCGAGGCCAGGCAGCAATGCCTCGACCTCTTCGGGCGCCTTCCCAGCCACGTCGTCGCCTGCGTGGGCGGCGGCTCGAACGCCATGGGGACGTTTCACGCCTTCCGCGACGATCCCGGGGTGTGGCTGGTGGGCGTCGAGGCGGCGGGCCACGGCCTGGACACGTCGCAGCACTCGGCTACCCTGGCCAGGGGGAGCGTGGGCGTGCTCCACGGCAGCCGCAGTTACGTGCTGCAGGACGATGACGGCCAGATACTGGGCGCTCACTCGATCGCGCCTGGGCTCGACTATCCGGGGGTGGGGCCCGAGCACGCCTTTCTGAAAGAGAGCGGCCGGGCGACCTACGCCACCGTCACGGACTCCCAGGCCCTGGACGCGTTCGTGCGCCTCTCTCGGCTGGAAGGCATTATCCCGGCGCTCGAGTCGGCGCACGCGGTCGCCTACCTGGAGCATCTGATGCACGGCACGAATGCTGGCGATCTGGTGCTGGTGTGCCTCTCGGGCCGGGGCGACAAGGATCTGCTGTCGGTGATGCCCGAACTCGAGAGGCGCGGGGACCTGTGA